In the genome of Bacteroides mediterraneensis, the window TGGATCATTTCCTTCATGCGGTCGTTGCCGCCGGCATCGGTAAAGTCTGTGATGACGGGAATAGGCTTGTAAGCCTGTTCCTCACGCTTCACTTTCTCGGCATCGACCACAATCTCACAATGGAAAATCTTCTGTTCGATGCGCTCGTCGTAGTTGTCGGCGACGGCTCCCACGAACATGCCCTGCGTGAGCGTGGAAATCTTGCTCGCCGGGATAAGGCTCTCCATCTGCGTATTGATGGAAGTGGACTTGTCCTCGCGGTTGATGGTGATGCTCTGCCGCCTCTGGAGAATCTTGCCGAAACGCTCGGAAAGAGTCTTGGCGGTCTCGCCCACAACCTGACCGGAAAAGATGTTGCCGACGGTGTTCATGACCACGGCGGCCTCCTTGTCGCCGTAGTCACGCTTGAGCTGGGAAAAGTCCTGAAAACCCAGCAGGGTGGAAACCTTGTTGCTTCGGGCGGTGGCAATCAGGTTGTCCAGCCCCTTGAAGTAAATCGTGGGCAGCTCGTCGATGATGATGGAGGACTTGAGCCTGCCCTTCCTGTTGACGAGCTTGACGATGCGCGAGTTGTACAGCCCCAACGCCGCCCCGTAGATGTTCTGGCGGTCGGGATTGTTGCCGACACAGAGAATCTTCGGCTCGTCGGGATTGTTGATGTCGAGCGTGAACTCACTGTCGGACATGACCCAGTAGAGCTGCGGGGAAATCATGCGCGAGAGCGGAATCTTCGCCGAGGCTATCTGACCGGCGAGCTGTTCCATCGCCCCGCCCTGCCATGCGTCCATGAACGGGGAAAGATAGTTCTCCAGTTCGGGATAGCTGGTGAGAATCGGGAAAAGGTCCTCGTAACGGCGGTTGAGCAGCTCGATGGCATGGGGAAAGGTGCAGTATTTCCCGTCCTGATAGATACGGAGGAACCATATCACGGCGGCGAACAGGATAATCGGAGATTCGACAAAGAAGTCGCCCTGCTTCTGCACCCAGGTCCTGTTCAAATTGAGCATTATCGTGTAGGCACTCTCGTAGGCATCGGTGATGTCCTCCATGAAATCCGGATGGATGGGATTGCAGCGGTGGCTGCGGCGCGGGTCGTCGAAATTGATTACATAGAACTTCGGCTTGACCTTGTACCCGTCCGGGTGGTTCATCAGGTGGTTGTAGGCGATGGTGGAAAGGTCGGGATATTTGAAGTCATAGATATATTGACTAAAGCCTTTCTCAATCTGCTGCTTGATAAAGCTGTTCACCACTGCATAGGACTTTCCGCTGCCCGGCGTACCCAGTACGATGGTGGCACGGAAGGGGTTGACCACATTGATATAGCCATTGTTCCACTTCTTCCTATAATAGAAACGTGTGGGCAGATTGACGGAATACCCGTTCTCCATGAGGCGGGTTTCCTGCATGAAGCTCTCGTTTTCTACATTGAAAACGTCTTCCATGAGATTGGTACGCAAAAGGCGGCTCATCCATGTGCCCGCCATGAGCAGGCAGACATAGCCCGCCGCCATTGAAGCGGTGTAGAGACCCGCAACCGCCTCCACCGGAAGCGGCAGGGACAGCACCCACCAGTTGCCGAAGAACAGCACCAGCCCCACGGCAAGTACCGCCCAGATCCGGCGCCAGGTGATTTTCTCCTCCTTGACACCTTTCGTGCCGAGGCATGAGAGCGCGAGCAGAAGAAGGGCAAAGAGTTTCGTGTAGAGAATGTGATGGAACAGTCCGGCGGTACGGTCGAAGTTCATCAGTACCCGGTCCACGACACCTATGCCGATGCC includes:
- the mobC gene encoding conjugal transfer protein MobC, yielding MSQQEDDLRALAKIMDFLRAVSIILVVIHLYWYCYEAIRLWGIGIGVVDRVLMNFDRTAGLFHHILYTKLFALLLLALSCLGTKGVKEEKITWRRIWAVLAVGLVLFFGNWWVLSLPLPVEAVAGLYTASMAAGYVCLLMAGTWMSRLLRTNLMEDVFNVENESFMQETRLMENGYSVNLPTRFYYRKKWNNGYINVVNPFRATIVLGTPGSGKSYAVVNSFIKQQIEKGFSQYIYDFKYPDLSTIAYNHLMNHPDGYKVKPKFYVINFDDPRRSHRCNPIHPDFMEDITDAYESAYTIMLNLNRTWVQKQGDFFVESPIILFAAVIWFLRIYQDGKYCTFPHAIELLNRRYEDLFPILTSYPELENYLSPFMDAWQGGAMEQLAGQIASAKIPLSRMISPQLYWVMSDSEFTLDINNPDEPKILCVGNNPDRQNIYGAALGLYNSRIVKLVNRKGRLKSSIIIDELPTIYFKGLDNLIATARSNKVSTLLGFQDFSQLKRDYGDKEAAVVMNTVGNIFSGQVVGETAKTLSERFGKILQRRQSITINREDKSTSINTQMESLIPASKISTLTQGMFVGAVADNYDERIEQKIFHCEIVVDAEKVKREEQAYKPIPVITDFTDAGGNDRMKEMIQDNYNRIRAEVRQIVADELQRIQSDPELQYLLQNK